The Triticum aestivum cultivar Chinese Spring chromosome 3A, IWGSC CS RefSeq v2.1, whole genome shotgun sequence genome includes a region encoding these proteins:
- the LOC123057474 gene encoding uncharacterized protein: MSSDLEEWPFYADDVDVATEKLFDVIQLGYWRVICFDGWNGFGASAVLTSVAAVLPSRRTTPELCFDKIIFVDCSKWKNRRGVQRAIAEELQLDRSVMTILDKQDEDDDFQGHDESLRHEIYSVSQVIDRTLRDVKFMMIFLNGSDDEVDVGLMGIPLTRYGNNVMLWTFSRSCLTMHQDRSEVAKKLRYTQVFCHCSIEDLRSFQFLGLLHQEAATVVPCNTCILDIDQAIIGGCCLYELFLHYNFHNVSKFGWVSHASNYWICDAIIQGDKARDISNALYREINWKCDASLLQDVLTKSMKQLEPRFLVIKDDDVYEEGPYRWISVTSRDAEVHAMKTIPATASSFFLAFEISKHPTALPDGFFDHCSKLGVLVLYCCSFSFASPSFLKCRSLRFLGLDHCTDDETIGRENHAVWLCLNSLWVLDLRYTDWNEILSKEMLNLMKNIRELNIEGVRGWQYTAELQGRLPNLQRLRIIKPTCQWKTSEDVDNYFMDKKSMEILDLSGNCDMKILPTSLSKAGSLRMLVLDGCDELESVGGLPPSLESFSFNGYGAAAQWTQTVELPLEQFRPSRTTDNKDVRISKISLAGCTQLENLYLCGLPNLVELDLSGTPIKILDFKTMVVQTPKLKRLFLIGCKHLRAIKILYESVPDLKLMCVDTRPGVVCPRPSIKPTRLQVHAVVVDARLTHSLWNLISSYRQDDAHFNIHVTSSPDGIIQYEITSKDMIGTSDQESLHLIPKDQYGEVLGMVGAAPMQAFPQPPSTKSNRHVEIAEGSFDVETKLGRALGLGHLMEHYVESLHVHDVSVRTIAPQGHWWGKLRWCCMERCPKVDTVFPGNSFTFTALETLWVSDLLMARSILSKGSRFYPYGDIKSFQNLQHLQLRSCPSLQFVLPLWVSSFPSLETLHIIHCGNLSHIFILDEEYREEITTRGVQFPKLTTIQLHDLPNLQQICEVKMVAPALKSIKIRGCWSLRRLPSVGARGNGKKKPAIEIEKDVWDALEWDARHRPAHFEAPVHSCYYKEKLPRVSVLR; this comes from the exons CCGTTCTATGCGGATGATGTTGACGTCGCCACAGAAAAATTATTCGATGTTATTCAGTTGGGTTACTGGAGGGTCATATGTTTTGATGGTTGGAATGGATTTGGAGCATCCGCTGTTCTTACATCAGTAGCTGCAGTGCTTCCATCTAGGAGAACCACTCCGGAACTATGCTTTGACAAAATAATCTTTGTAGATTGCTCAAAGTGGAAAAATAGAAGAGGAGTGCAGAGGGCAATTGCAGAGGAATTGCAACTTGATCGCTCTGTAATGACTATTTTagataagcaagatgaagatgacgATTTTCAGGGACATGATGAAAGCCTGAGGCATGAGATATATAGTGTTAGTCAAGTGATTGATCGAACCCTGAGGGATGtcaaatttatgatgatttttcttaaTGGGAGTGATGACGAGGTTGATGTAGGTCTCATGGGTATTCCTCTAACAAGATATGGCAACAACGTGATGTTATGGACCTTCAGCAGAAGctgtctgaccatgcaccaggacCGTTCTGAGGTAGCAAAAAAGCTAAGATATACTCAGGTTTTCTGTCATTGCTCTATCGAAGACTTGAGAAGCTTTCAGTTTCTTGGACTGCTACATCAAGAAGCTGCTACCGTAGTTCCTTGCAATACATGTATTCTGGACATTGACCAAGCAATTATTGGAGGTTGTTGTCTTTATGAGTTATTCCTGCACTATAATTTCCACAATGTCAGTAAATTTGGTTGGGTATCTCATGCTTCCAACTATTGGATATGCGATGCAATCATACAAGGGGACAAAGCAAGGGATATTAGTAATGCATTGTATCGAGAGATAAATTGGAAGTGTGATGCTTCTCTGCTTCAGGATGTTCTTACAAAGTCTATGAAACAATTGGAGCCTCGTTTTCTAGTAATCAAAGATGATGATGTCTATGAAGAAGGCCCATACCGTTGGATTTCGGTCACGTCAAGAGATGCAGAAGTACATGCTATGAAAACAATACCTGCAACGGCATCATCTTTCTTCTTGGCATTTGAAATATCCAAACACCCAACAGCTTTACCAGATGGATTTTTTGATCATTGCAGCAAGCTCGGTGTGCTGGTTCTCTATTGTTGTTCCTTTAGTTTTGCTTCACCTTCTTTCCTGAAGTGTCGTAGCCTAAGATTCCTTGGACTGGACCACTGTACAGATGACGAAACTATTGGAAGAGAGAATCATGCAGTTTGGTTATGTCTGAATAGCTTGTGGGTGTTGGACCTGCGTTACACCGATTGGAATGAAATCTTATCCAAGGAAATGTTAAACCTCATGAAAAATATCAGAGAGTTAAATATAGAGGGAGTCAGGGGCTGGCAATACACCGCTGAGCTACAAGGGCGGTTACCTAACCTCCAGAGGCTCCGAATAATCAAACCGACATGTCAATGGAAGACCTCAGAGGATGTCGATAACTACTTCATGGATAAGAAAAGTATGGAAATACTTGACTTGTCTGGCAATTGTGACATGAAGATTCTTCCAACAAGCTTATCAAAGGCAGGTAGCCTCCGGATGCTTGTACTTGATGGTTGTGATGAACTGGAAAGCGTTGGTGGGCTTCCTCCTTCCCTCGAATCCTTTAGCTTTAATGGGTATGGGGCAGCTGCTCAATGGACACAAACTGTTGAGCTACCTCTGGAACAATTTCGTCCATCCAGGACAACAGATAATAAGGATGTCAGAATATCCAAGATCTCCTTAGCAGGCTGCACACAGTTGGAGAATTTGTACTTGTGTGGGCTACCCAACCTAGTGGAACTGGACCTCTCTGGAACACCAATCAAGATACTTGACTTCAAGACCATGGTGGTGCAAACCCCAAAGCTCAAGCGACTGTTTCTAATAGGATGCAAGCACCTTCGTGCAATAAAAATTCTGTACGAGAGTGTTCCTGACCTGAAGTTAATGTGCGTAGACACGCGACCTGGAGTCGTGTGTCCTCGACCATCCATCAAACCCACCAGGTTGCAGGTGCATGCTGTTGTTGTAGATGCAAGACTTACTCACTCCTTGTGGAATCTGATCTCTAGTTATAGACAAGATGATGCTCATTTTAATATCCACGTCACCTCCTCACCTGATGGGATTATTCAATATGAAATAACCAGCAAGGATATGATTGGCACCAGTGATCAAGAGAGTCTACATCTTATTCCAAAAGACCAGTATGGTGAAGTCCTTGGGATGGTTGGCGCTGCCCCAATGCAGGCCTTTCCACAACCTCCGAGTACAAAGTCTAATCGACATGTAGAGATTGCTGAAGGGAGCTTCGACGTGGAGACGAAACTTGGCAGAGCACTAGGTCTAGGCCACCTAATGGAACATTATGTGGAATCCCTGCATGTGCATGATGTCTCGGTACGTACTATTGCACCACAAGGCCATTGGTGGGGCAAGCTTAGGTGGTGTTGCATGGAGAGGTGCCCAAAAGTGGATACCGTTTTCCCTGGGAATTCATTCACATTTACTGCATTGGAGACCTTGTGGGTGTCAGATCTCCTGATGGCCCGCTCGATTTTGAGTAAAGGTTCGCGCTTTTATCCATATGGCGATATCAAATCCTTTCAAAATTTACAGCACCTTCAGCTGCGTTCATGCCCCAGCCTCCAGTTTGTGCTCCCTCTGTGGGTCTCCTCCTTCCCCAGCTTGGAGACCCTCCACATCATCCACTGCGGCAACCTCAGCCACATCTTCATACTGGACGAAGAATACCGTGAAGAAATAACTACCCGCGGTGTACAATTCCCAAAGCTTACCACCATCCAACTGCACGACCTCCCAAATCTGCAGCAAATATGCGAGGTCAAGATGGTTGCCCCTGCGCTCAAGAGCATCAAGATCAGGGGATGCTGGAGCCTGCGCCGGCTGCCATCCGTGGGCGCACGTGGCAATGGCAAGAAGAAGCCGGCCATTGAGATCGAGAAGGACGTGTGGGATGCCTTGGAGTGGGACGCCCGCCACCGCCCTGCCCACTTCGAAGCGCCGGTCCACTCGTGCTACTACAAGGAGAAGCTGCCCAGGGTCTCCGTCCTCAG GTGA